One part of the Cellvibrionales bacterium genome encodes these proteins:
- a CDS encoding CvpA family protein, whose amino-acid sequence MSQTGFNGADWSVVAVVGISILISLSRGFVREALSLLVWVAAFVVAFFFSEKLSPLLVNAIEVPSLRYAAAFALLFVLTLIVGSLVSYLVAQLVKMTGLSAVDRLLGSMFGLCRGVLIVLLVLIFLPKILPVQQDNWWQKSVLIPRVLVLENWSRETASLLTGWGAEQLSRKDEVIQKVQPNIPVQSNIQRQ is encoded by the coding sequence TTGTCGCAAACAGGATTCAATGGTGCCGATTGGTCAGTTGTTGCTGTGGTCGGCATTTCTATTTTGATTAGCTTGTCGCGCGGTTTTGTGCGCGAAGCTTTGTCTTTGTTGGTATGGGTGGCTGCGTTTGTGGTGGCATTTTTCTTTAGTGAAAAATTGTCGCCGTTGTTGGTGAACGCAATTGAAGTGCCATCCCTGCGTTATGCCGCCGCGTTTGCGCTGTTGTTTGTATTAACGCTGATTGTTGGTAGCTTGGTGAGTTATCTCGTGGCGCAGTTAGTGAAAATGACAGGGTTATCGGCAGTCGATCGCTTATTGGGCAGCATGTTTGGTCTGTGTCGCGGCGTATTGATTGTACTGCTGGTTTTGATTTTCTTGCCCAAGATTTTGCCGGTGCAGCAAGACAATTGGTGGCAGAAATCGGTTTTGATTCCACGCGTATTGGTGTTGGAAAACTGGTCGCGTGAAACTGCGTCGTTATTGACGGGTTGGGGCGCAGAACAGTTATCGCGTAAAGATGAAGTGATTCAGAAAGTACAACCAAATATCCCAGTGCAATCGAATATCCAGAGGCAATAA
- a CDS encoding SPOR domain-containing protein, translating to MEQAVKQRLVGAMVLAAIAAVTLPIIFDAERPQGVQVPETIPPAPVYQPVITQPAKPVALPADRPTEEPTPVADMFAMNRDVDPQVAAEPIATTQTAEQKATEQKTAAVAPAVPNGKSVPAVPSAPGGKLNKHGTPEAWVVQVAAMTDKQKIDQLQASLKLRGHTVFTRTTPDSKGNKITRVYVGPKLDKAQAIKLKQQIDSEQKLQSIVKPFDPNP from the coding sequence TTGGAACAAGCAGTCAAGCAGCGGCTGGTGGGTGCAATGGTGTTGGCGGCCATTGCGGCGGTCACTTTGCCCATTATTTTTGATGCTGAGCGCCCACAAGGTGTGCAGGTACCTGAGACTATTCCGCCTGCGCCGGTGTATCAGCCTGTGATAACACAACCCGCTAAGCCGGTTGCCTTGCCTGCGGATCGTCCTACGGAAGAACCCACGCCTGTGGCGGATATGTTCGCCATGAATCGGGATGTCGATCCGCAAGTCGCAGCTGAACCGATAGCGACAACCCAAACAGCAGAACAAAAAGCTACTGAGCAAAAAACGGCAGCGGTTGCGCCAGCAGTGCCTAACGGCAAAAGCGTTCCCGCTGTTCCATCAGCGCCTGGCGGCAAGCTCAATAAGCATGGCACGCCAGAGGCTTGGGTGGTGCAAGTTGCAGCGATGACAGACAAGCAGAAAATAGATCAGCTGCAAGCGAGTTTGAAGTTGCGCGGTCACACCGTGTTTACGCGCACCACGCCAGATAGCAAGGGCAACAAAATTACGCGCGTGTATGTCGGTCCAAAGCTGGATAAAGCGCAAGCGATAAAGCTTAAGCAGCAGATTGATAGCGAGCAAAAACTGCAATCTATCGTTAAACCATTTGATCCAAATCCGTGA
- a CDS encoding HAD-IA family hydrolase — MLLIFDWDGTLIDSAAKIVTCMQYAAEESGVEPLPDEPIRHIIGLSLPQAIAVLYPNESSALHEDIRQRYVSHYIGMDQTPTPLFAGVTETLHTLRDAGYTLAVATGKARRGLDRVLEQMGMQKFFHATRCADETRSKPHPQMLHELLDFFVCAPEQALMVGDSSYDMEMAQAAGVPRVAVSYGAHSVEQMLRYEPVACLDQFADLLPVVTSIVDLGVQPIVSKG; from the coding sequence ATGTTGTTGATTTTTGATTGGGACGGCACGCTGATTGATTCAGCGGCAAAAATTGTGACCTGCATGCAGTACGCAGCAGAGGAGTCGGGTGTGGAGCCTCTGCCGGATGAGCCGATTCGTCACATCATCGGTTTGAGTTTGCCGCAGGCGATTGCGGTGCTGTATCCCAATGAATCATCTGCACTGCACGAAGATATTCGCCAGCGCTACGTGAGCCATTACATCGGTATGGATCAAACGCCTACACCTTTATTTGCCGGCGTAACAGAAACGCTGCACACGCTGCGTGATGCGGGCTACACCTTGGCAGTGGCGACGGGCAAAGCGCGACGCGGTTTGGATCGTGTGCTGGAACAAATGGGTATGCAAAAGTTTTTTCATGCTACGCGCTGTGCGGATGAAACGCGCTCAAAACCGCATCCGCAAATGCTGCATGAATTGTTGGATTTTTTTGTGTGCGCGCCGGAACAGGCTTTGATGGTGGGGGATTCGAGTTACGACATGGAAATGGCGCAAGCCGCAGGCGTGCCGCGCGTGGCGGTGAGCTACGGCGCGCACAGCGTGGAGCAAATGCTGCGCTATGAGCCAGTGGCTTGTTTGGATCAATTTGCTGATTTGCTGCCTGTGGTGACTTCTATTGTGGATTTGGGCGTGCAGCCAATCGTCAGCAAGGGTTGA
- a CDS encoding Fic family protein encodes MDAIAARLPDIPRRTLQRLLAELVQIDQLTRSGKGPATLYTNGKQSLAVEVGGDYTHFIHLSDTSLSLLAQLRRPLAARTPVAYQREWLADYQPNKTHYLDEHTRSQLRRVGDTGLTSSPVGTYGRDILDRLLIDLSWASSRLEGNTYTRLDTERLIRYGEEAAGKDALETQMILNHKHAIEMLGESAGEVGFNRYTFLNLHGLLSENLMPDPTASGRLRLREVEISGTVYKPSAIPQLVEDCFHEILHKAEKIRDPFEQAFFVLTHLPYLQPFEDVNKRVARIGCNIAFIKHNLCPLTFVDVPERAYVEGLLGVYERNDVSLLRDVFVWAYERSTQRYIQVKKTLAEPEPLRLQYRNALHQLVGDVVRAEQTQYTATVEAFATQIPSNDRNAFIAMALDDIRRLHEGVLVRYRLTLAQFRTWKDKQYV; translated from the coding sequence GTGGATGCCATAGCCGCGCGCCTGCCCGATATTCCTCGCCGTACCTTGCAGCGTCTGCTCGCTGAGCTGGTGCAGATCGACCAACTCACTCGCAGCGGTAAAGGCCCAGCTACGCTCTATACCAACGGCAAACAGTCTCTGGCAGTCGAGGTCGGTGGGGATTACACCCACTTCATTCACCTTTCGGATACCAGTCTCAGCTTGCTAGCGCAATTGCGGCGACCATTGGCAGCCCGCACACCCGTGGCCTATCAGCGCGAATGGTTGGCGGACTACCAGCCCAATAAAACCCACTACCTAGACGAACACACGCGTAGCCAGTTGCGCCGCGTGGGGGATACCGGCCTCACCAGCAGCCCAGTGGGTACTTATGGTCGCGACATCCTTGACCGCCTGCTGATCGATCTTTCTTGGGCATCAAGCCGGCTGGAGGGCAACACCTACACGCGGCTGGATACCGAGCGACTGATTCGCTACGGCGAGGAAGCTGCAGGCAAAGATGCGCTGGAAACCCAGATGATTCTCAACCACAAGCATGCGATTGAAATGCTGGGGGAGTCCGCAGGAGAAGTGGGCTTCAATCGCTACACTTTTCTGAACCTGCACGGTCTGTTGTCTGAAAACCTGATGCCAGACCCAACCGCCAGCGGGCGCTTGCGCCTGCGCGAAGTGGAGATCAGTGGCACAGTGTACAAACCTTCTGCCATTCCGCAGTTGGTGGAGGATTGCTTTCACGAAATTCTGCACAAGGCTGAAAAAATTCGCGACCCATTTGAACAGGCATTTTTTGTGCTTACACATCTGCCGTACCTACAGCCGTTTGAAGATGTGAACAAGCGCGTGGCGCGTATCGGCTGCAATATTGCTTTCATCAAACACAATCTGTGCCCACTTACCTTTGTGGATGTGCCTGAGCGTGCTTATGTGGAAGGTTTGTTGGGTGTGTATGAGCGGAATGATGTATCACTGCTGCGCGATGTATTTGTATGGGCGTATGAGCGCTCCACACAGCGCTACATTCAGGTCAAGAAAACTCTCGCCGAACCCGAGCCTTTGCGCTTGCAATACCGCAACGCACTGCACCAATTGGTAGGCGATGTAGTGCGCGCCGAGCAAACACAATACACCGCCACGGTGGAGGCATTTGCTACGCAAATCCCTAGCAACGACCGCAACGCATTTATTGCCATGGCCTTGGATGATATTCGCCGTTTGCACGAAGGTGTGTTGGTACGCTACCGCCTGACACTAGCACAATTCCGTACATGGAAGGACAAGCAGTATGTTTGA
- the rluC gene encoding 23S rRNA pseudouridine(955/2504/2580) synthase RluC: MIEPASPSSKTPVQLVTVDENHDGQRIDNFLLGQLKGVPRTLVYRILRKGEVRVNKGRAKPEHKLAAGDVVRIPPLHIPEPDAPAKASSNLLEVLESRILFEDQYLVAINKPAGLAVHGGSGIRLGLIEALRQMRPQEKMLELVHRLDRDTSGCMLIAKRRSALTALHEDLRAGRVDKRYLALVYGRWPARIKEVKVPLLKNEVASVVRVSDAGKSAHTGFTIKQQFDVYTLLEAKPYTGRTHQIRVHAKHAGHSLVGDEKYSDAEKNAVAKMLGFKRLCLHAASLVFTHPISQEKLHIAAELPEDIAMPLQKLETKN, translated from the coding sequence ATGATCGAACCCGCCTCTCCATCTTCTAAAACGCCTGTTCAGCTCGTGACTGTGGATGAAAACCACGACGGGCAGCGCATCGACAATTTTTTGCTCGGGCAGCTCAAAGGCGTGCCGCGCACACTGGTGTATCGCATCCTGCGCAAAGGTGAAGTGCGCGTGAACAAAGGGCGTGCCAAGCCGGAACATAAATTGGCAGCGGGCGATGTGGTGCGCATTCCGCCGTTGCACATTCCAGAGCCAGATGCGCCAGCGAAGGCGAGCAGCAATCTGTTGGAAGTTTTAGAAAGCCGCATTTTGTTTGAAGATCAATATTTGGTTGCGATTAATAAACCAGCCGGTTTAGCAGTGCACGGTGGCAGCGGTATTCGTTTGGGCTTGATCGAAGCACTGCGCCAGATGCGTCCGCAAGAAAAAATGTTGGAGCTGGTGCATCGTTTGGATCGTGATACTTCCGGCTGCATGTTGATTGCGAAACGGCGCTCTGCGCTGACAGCATTGCACGAAGATTTGCGCGCAGGTCGTGTGGATAAACGCTATCTGGCGCTGGTGTATGGGCGTTGGCCAGCGCGCATCAAAGAGGTGAAAGTTCCGCTGCTGAAAAATGAAGTGGCGAGTGTGGTACGCGTGAGTGATGCCGGTAAATCTGCCCACACAGGTTTTACGATCAAGCAGCAGTTTGATGTCTATACCTTGCTAGAAGCCAAACCCTACACCGGGCGTACGCATCAAATTCGCGTGCATGCAAAACATGCAGGGCATTCCTTGGTTGGCGACGAAAAATACAGCGATGCAGAAAAGAACGCTGTTGCAAAAATGCTGGGGTTTAAGCGTTTGTGTTTGCACGCGGCATCGCTCGTTTTTACGCACCCGATTAGCCAAGAAAAGCTGCATATCGCCGCTGAGTTGCCGGAGGATATTGCTATGCCGTTACAAAAACTGGAGACAAAAAACTGA
- a CDS encoding AbrB/MazE/SpoVT family DNA-binding domain-containing protein, producing MQTRVFKSGNSQAVRIPKELGFPDGLQDVEIERRGDELIIRPLRQHRLTSLRSKLAAFSVDFMAAGRPAAEPEAERAGW from the coding sequence ATGCAAACGCGCGTTTTCAAAAGCGGCAATTCGCAAGCCGTCCGTATTCCCAAAGAACTGGGTTTTCCCGATGGCCTGCAAGATGTGGAGATCGAGCGCCGTGGTGACGAGCTAATCATTCGCCCACTCCGCCAACATCGGTTGACGAGTTTGCGCAGCAAATTGGCGGCATTCAGCGTGGATTTCATGGCCGCAGGTCGCCCAGCCGCCGAGCCAGAAGCCGAAAGAGCGGGCTGGTGA
- a CDS encoding type II toxin-antitoxin system VapC family toxin, translating to MRYLLDTNICIYLIRQHPPQVLHKLESLYRGDVVMSMVTLAELRAGVEMHPANRQQNEHALAALLEDIPALPFTENEALHYGVLRAAVRDRQRNALDRLIAAHALSLDLTLVTNNEQDFQHYPDLRVENWASQVHESVANYAL from the coding sequence ATGCGCTACCTGCTCGACACCAATATCTGTATCTACTTGATTCGCCAGCATCCGCCGCAAGTGCTGCACAAGTTAGAAAGCCTGTATCGCGGCGATGTGGTGATGTCGATGGTGACGCTGGCCGAGCTACGCGCGGGCGTAGAAATGCATCCTGCCAACCGTCAGCAAAACGAACATGCGCTTGCCGCGCTGCTGGAGGATATTCCGGCGCTGCCCTTCACTGAAAACGAGGCGCTGCACTACGGCGTTCTGCGCGCCGCCGTGCGCGACCGCCAACGCAATGCGCTGGATCGCTTGATTGCGGCTCACGCCTTGAGCCTTGATCTCACGCTAGTCACCAACAACGAACAGGATTTCCAGCACTACCCCGATCTGCGCGTGGAAAACTGGGCAAGCCAAGTGCATGAATCTGTGGCAAATTACGCGCTCTAA
- a CDS encoding excalibur calcium-binding domain-containing protein → MTPNNIPFLQSANASPPQKFTCDGRVHCSQMTSCEEATYFLRNCPNTKMDGDNDGIPCESQWCS, encoded by the coding sequence ATGACACCCAACAACATTCCTTTTTTACAAAGCGCCAACGCAAGCCCCCCCCAAAAATTCACTTGCGATGGCCGCGTCCATTGCTCACAAATGACCTCCTGTGAAGAAGCAACTTACTTTCTACGAAACTGCCCCAATACCAAAATGGATGGCGATAACGATGGCATTCCTTGTGAGAGTCAATGGTGCAGTTAG
- the mce gene encoding methylmalonyl-CoA epimerase, with translation MITHLDHIAIAVPDLQKAISRFLEDFGLTFNGTEDVEAAKTTTAFFPIAGTQIELVHPLNGEGPIAKYLEKNGKGGIHHICFRSDNILEDVAMLQAKGYQFLSDAPTPGAHGCQVIFIHPKCCDGVLIEINQPADDHH, from the coding sequence ATGATTACCCATCTCGACCATATCGCCATCGCCGTTCCCGACCTGCAAAAAGCCATCAGCCGCTTCTTGGAAGACTTCGGCCTGACCTTCAACGGCACGGAAGATGTGGAAGCCGCCAAAACCACCACGGCCTTTTTCCCTATCGCTGGCACACAAATTGAGCTGGTACACCCGCTGAACGGCGAAGGCCCCATCGCAAAATATCTGGAAAAGAACGGCAAAGGTGGCATCCACCACATCTGCTTCCGCTCCGACAACATTCTGGAAGATGTGGCCATGCTGCAAGCCAAGGGCTATCAGTTCCTCTCCGATGCGCCCACCCCCGGCGCGCACGGCTGCCAAGTCATTTTCATCCACCCCAAATGCTGCGACGGCGTGCTGATTGAAATTAACCAGCCCGCTGACGACCATCACTGA
- the scpA gene encoding methylmalonyl-CoA mutase yields the protein MTNKTVADWQASVEKQLKGKPLDSLNTETPEGITLKPLYTAADTASLPHANTLPGFEPFVRGPQATMYAGKPWTIRQYAGFSTAEESNAFYRKALAAGGQGVSVAFDLATHRGYDSDHPRVTGDVGKAGVAIDSVEDMKVLFDGIPLDKVSVSMTMNGAVLPVLAGYIIAAEEQGVSQDLLAGTIQNDILKEFMVRNTYIYPPAPSMKIIGDIIAYCSKNLPKFNTISISGYHIQEAGADAALELAYTLADGKEYIRTALAAGLDIDAFAGRLSFFWGISMNFYMEIAKLRAGRLLWSRIVSEFNPKDARSKMLRTHSQTSGWSLTEQDPYNNVVRTTIEAMAAVFGGTQSLHTNALDEAIALPTEFSARIARNTQLIIQEETGICNVVDPWGGSYMMERLTQELADKAWALIEEIESKGGMAKAVESGLPKMRIEESAAKKQARIDRGEDVIVGVNKYKLAKEDDVEILEIDNVAVRESQIKRLNDLKAKRDNTKVEAILNQLTEAAKTGNGNLLDLAIQATRARATVGEISSALEKEFGRYNAQARTISGVYGGAYQMDKDWQNIVEDVKQFADKHGRRPRMLVCKMGQDGHDRGAKVIATAFADLGFDIDLSPMFSTPAEVAKQAVENDVHIVGCSSQAAGHKTLVPELIAELKKLGAEDVIVIAGGVIPKQDYEFLFNAGVKCVFGPGTQIPVAAKEVLAAIRA from the coding sequence ATGACCAACAAAACCGTCGCCGACTGGCAAGCCTCTGTAGAGAAACAACTGAAAGGCAAGCCGCTGGACAGCCTGAACACCGAAACACCGGAAGGCATCACCCTCAAGCCTCTCTACACCGCTGCCGACACCGCCAGCCTGCCCCACGCCAACACCCTGCCCGGCTTCGAGCCTTTTGTGCGCGGCCCACAGGCCACCATGTACGCCGGCAAGCCGTGGACGATTCGCCAGTACGCGGGCTTTTCCACCGCCGAAGAATCCAACGCCTTCTACCGCAAAGCCCTGGCGGCGGGCGGTCAAGGTGTTTCCGTGGCTTTCGATCTGGCGACCCACCGCGGCTATGACTCCGATCACCCGCGCGTAACGGGTGATGTGGGCAAAGCGGGCGTGGCCATCGATTCGGTGGAAGACATGAAAGTGCTGTTCGACGGTATCCCGCTCGACAAGGTTTCGGTATCCATGACCATGAACGGCGCGGTGTTGCCGGTGCTGGCGGGTTACATCATCGCCGCTGAAGAACAGGGCGTGTCGCAAGACCTGCTCGCTGGCACTATCCAGAACGACATCCTGAAAGAATTCATGGTGCGCAACACCTACATCTACCCGCCTGCGCCCTCCATGAAAATCATCGGCGACATCATTGCCTACTGCTCGAAAAACCTGCCGAAGTTCAACACCATTTCCATCTCCGGCTATCACATCCAAGAAGCCGGTGCCGATGCCGCGCTGGAGCTGGCTTACACGCTGGCCGACGGCAAGGAATACATCCGCACTGCACTCGCCGCCGGTTTGGATATCGACGCTTTCGCCGGTCGCCTGTCCTTCTTCTGGGGTATTTCCATGAACTTCTACATGGAAATTGCCAAGCTGCGCGCTGGGCGTTTGCTGTGGTCGCGCATCGTCAGCGAATTCAATCCGAAAGACGCGCGCTCGAAAATGCTGCGCACACACAGCCAAACCTCCGGCTGGTCGCTCACCGAGCAAGATCCGTACAACAATGTGGTGCGCACCACCATCGAAGCGATGGCAGCGGTGTTCGGCGGCACGCAATCGCTGCACACCAATGCACTCGACGAAGCCATCGCGCTCCCAACCGAGTTTTCCGCGCGCATCGCTCGCAACACGCAGCTCATCATTCAGGAAGAAACCGGCATTTGTAATGTGGTCGACCCGTGGGGCGGCTCGTACATGATGGAGAGACTCACGCAAGAACTGGCTGACAAAGCATGGGCGCTGATCGAAGAAATCGAAAGCAAGGGCGGCATGGCGAAAGCCGTGGAATCCGGCTTGCCAAAAATGCGTATCGAAGAGTCGGCCGCGAAAAAACAAGCGCGCATTGATCGCGGCGAAGATGTCATCGTCGGCGTGAATAAATACAAACTGGCAAAAGAAGACGATGTCGAAATTCTTGAAATCGACAACGTCGCGGTGCGTGAATCGCAAATCAAACGCTTGAATGATTTGAAAGCCAAGCGCGATAACACCAAAGTTGAAGCCATTCTGAATCAACTGACTGAAGCAGCAAAAACTGGCAACGGCAACCTGCTGGATTTAGCGATTCAAGCCACGCGCGCACGCGCCACCGTGGGTGAAATTTCGTCTGCGTTAGAAAAAGAATTCGGCCGCTACAACGCACAAGCCCGCACCATTTCCGGCGTTTACGGAGGCGCTTACCAGATGGATAAGGATTGGCAAAACATTGTGGAAGACGTGAAGCAATTCGCCGACAAACACGGTCGCCGCCCGCGCATGTTGGTGTGCAAAATGGGGCAAGACGGCCACGATCGCGGCGCGAAAGTCATCGCCACCGCCTTTGCCGATCTCGGCTTCGACATCGACCTGTCACCCATGTTCTCCACACCAGCCGAAGTGGCCAAACAAGCGGTGGAAAACGATGTACACATCGTCGGCTGTTCGTCACAGGCCGCAGGTCACAAAACATTAGTACCAGAGTTGATTGCCGAACTGAAAAAACTCGGCGCAGAGGATGTCATCGTCATTGCCGGCGGCGTAATTCCGAAACAGGATTACGAATTCCTGTTCAACGCTGGTGTGAAATGCGTGTTTGGCCCCGGCACGCAGATTCCGGTGGCAGCGAAAGAAGTGTTGGCGGCGATTAGGGCTTGA
- a CDS encoding B12-binding domain-containing radical SAM protein: MKAQAIRLVDYSADTSAQDTINHPIVRSLKVLLLKPYQPIPVPAHAPPIGLLYLASNIRAALEEHVEVRVVDMKLRLMKEETFDQILQEFQPDVVGFSALNYEAYAGHALAERIKTQNPKIITVFGGPYALKNAEKILQDSNIDWVFEGSADRTFTQALLQLAQGRLPDESILGMSFRRKDNSIFLSTRQDQINDLDSLLPPAWDAIDISAYAKVSNMANNLRGKRYALLFTSRGCPYLCNYCHDLFSKKFVYHSVDYVVAEIERLHEEYGVDEFHIVDDIFNLHKPRLKAIMGEVKRRWPGKLKFAFPNGLRADILDEETINALADAGTYLVGVAIETVTPRLQKLVEKNLDIEKTRNAIHMLSKRNIHINGFFMLGFPTETPEEIKNTINFAVSSDITLAYFFFVTPQPGTPMYDLAIQENPEVTKKLGEIDAARYRQNSWYEHAYQYPLTKLTRYASLRFYLSPKRATRILKHLGYRNFWRSFVGFVQMFFK, from the coding sequence ATGAAAGCTCAAGCTATTCGGTTGGTTGATTACAGCGCTGACACAAGTGCCCAAGACACTATCAACCACCCTATTGTTCGCTCTCTTAAAGTTTTGCTTCTAAAGCCTTACCAGCCCATACCTGTACCGGCTCACGCGCCTCCGATAGGTCTGTTATACCTTGCGTCTAACATTCGAGCAGCACTGGAGGAGCATGTTGAGGTCCGTGTTGTAGACATGAAACTACGACTGATGAAAGAAGAGACCTTTGATCAGATATTGCAAGAGTTTCAACCTGATGTCGTGGGTTTCTCCGCACTGAACTATGAAGCTTATGCTGGGCATGCTTTAGCAGAACGCATCAAAACCCAAAATCCCAAAATTATCACTGTGTTTGGCGGCCCTTACGCACTTAAGAATGCAGAAAAAATTCTACAAGATTCCAATATTGACTGGGTTTTTGAAGGATCCGCAGACAGAACCTTTACTCAAGCTCTTTTACAACTAGCACAAGGACGATTGCCCGATGAATCAATTCTTGGCATGTCTTTTCGGCGAAAAGATAACTCTATTTTTCTCTCTACACGGCAAGATCAGATCAACGACTTGGACAGTTTGCTGCCCCCCGCATGGGATGCCATTGATATCAGCGCTTATGCAAAAGTCTCCAACATGGCAAATAATTTGCGAGGAAAGCGCTACGCACTACTGTTTACATCTCGCGGATGCCCCTACCTGTGCAATTACTGTCACGACCTATTTTCAAAAAAATTTGTTTACCATAGCGTTGACTATGTTGTTGCAGAAATAGAAAGATTGCACGAAGAGTACGGCGTTGACGAATTTCACATCGTGGATGATATTTTCAACCTTCATAAACCTCGCCTCAAAGCTATTATGGGAGAGGTAAAACGTCGCTGGCCAGGAAAATTAAAATTTGCATTTCCAAATGGATTACGCGCAGACATTCTCGACGAAGAAACAATTAACGCATTAGCGGACGCAGGCACCTATCTAGTTGGCGTTGCCATTGAAACTGTAACGCCGCGACTACAAAAGCTTGTCGAAAAAAACCTAGATATTGAAAAAACTCGCAACGCTATACACATGCTCAGCAAGCGAAACATACACATTAATGGCTTTTTTATGTTGGGCTTTCCAACAGAAACACCCGAAGAAATAAAAAACACCATAAACTTCGCAGTCAGCAGCGATATAACTCTCGCTTATTTTTTCTTTGTTACCCCGCAACCCGGAACCCCCATGTATGATCTTGCCATACAAGAAAACCCAGAAGTCACAAAAAAATTAGGGGAAATTGACGCAGCTCGTTATAGACAAAACTCATGGTATGAACACGCTTATCAATACCCGCTTACCAAACTGACCCGCTATGCCAGCTTACGCTTCTATCTATCGCCTAAAAGAGCAACGCGCATACTTAAACATCTAGGCTATAGAAATTTTTGGCGAAGCTTCGTTGGTTTTGTTCAGATGTTTTTTAAATAA
- a CDS encoding cobalamin-dependent protein (Presence of a B(12) (cobalamin)-binding domain implies dependence on cobalamin itself, in one of its several forms, or in some unusual lineages, dependence on a cobalamin-like analog.), with product MLTRKLRVLLLKPFQSIAAPLQAPPLGLLYIASSIREVLGDFAEIRIIDMKLHRMKPEKILSILEEYEPDVVGFSALNYEAYAGHQIAKHIKAYNPSIITVFGGPYALKNAPTILNDENIDWVFEGAADRSFPEALKRLAQNRTIDEQILGLSFRRDDGSVYTSTRQDQINDLDSLPPPAWDMVNLDAYAAEPNMAANLKGKRYAMLFTSRGCPYLCNYCHDIFQRNSFTTA from the coding sequence GTGCTTACTAGGAAACTACGCGTACTACTACTAAAACCATTTCAGTCAATCGCAGCACCACTGCAAGCACCACCACTCGGCTTACTTTACATAGCCTCTAGCATCCGAGAAGTGCTTGGCGATTTTGCGGAAATACGCATTATCGACATGAAACTGCACCGCATGAAACCAGAAAAAATCCTGAGCATTCTCGAAGAATATGAACCGGATGTCGTGGGCTTTTCAGCACTCAATTACGAAGCCTACGCAGGACATCAAATTGCAAAACACATCAAAGCATACAATCCATCCATCATCACTGTTTTCGGCGGCCCCTACGCACTAAAAAATGCACCAACCATTCTCAACGATGAGAATATTGACTGGGTTTTTGAGGGTGCAGCCGATAGATCGTTTCCTGAAGCACTAAAAAGACTTGCGCAAAACAGAACGATTGATGAACAGATACTCGGCTTATCTTTTCGCCGAGATGATGGGTCTGTTTACACTTCCACCAGACAGGATCAAATCAATGATCTCGACAGTTTGCCACCACCCGCCTGGGACATGGTGAATCTGGATGCCTACGCTGCTGAACCCAACATGGCAGCCAATCTGAAGGGCAAGCGCTATGCCATGCTGTTTACTTCGCGTGGATGCCCTTATCTGTGCAATTACTGCCACGATATTTTTCAAAGAAATTCGTTTACCACAGCGTAG